In one window of Paraflavitalea soli DNA:
- a CDS encoding DUF1573 domain-containing protein: MKALLYVAIAVGVLAVACQSNATEKTANPAAAIEPTTIQWIDSIRDMGTVNEGQVVDISYRFKNTGTKPLVIKKVNVSCGCTVAEKPEEPIAPGQEGLIKASFNSSGKPGRNNKSIFVYANTGGSEEHKLEFSVEVTPKKQ, from the coding sequence ATGAAAGCATTATTGTATGTAGCGATCGCTGTTGGTGTGCTGGCTGTAGCCTGCCAAAGCAACGCCACAGAAAAAACCGCCAATCCGGCCGCAGCTATTGAGCCAACCACTATTCAATGGATCGACTCGATCAGGGATATGGGCACTGTCAACGAAGGGCAGGTAGTGGATATCTCCTACCGCTTTAAGAATACCGGCACCAAACCACTGGTCATCAAGAAAGTGAATGTAAGCTGTGGCTGTACGGTGGCTGAAAAACCCGAAGAACCCATTGCCCCCGGCCAGGAAGGACTTATTAAGGCCTCCTTTAACAGCAGTGGTAAACCGGGCCGCAATAATAAAAGCATCTTTGTGTATGCCAATACCGGAGGATCAGAGGAACACAAACTGGAATTTTCGGTAGAGGTTACTCCTAAAAAACAGTAA
- the nusB gene encoding transcription antitermination factor NusB yields MISRRNIRVKVMQALYSVETQETTTKPNDPFRLLQKHFDHTHHLFVYLIHFLTELARYAEVDSRNRAGKHLPSKADLNVNIKLAGNELLWKILEYPSYQKAVKEARPELLENPELLKKMYLQLVETDRYQQYIAVEGRDKKEEKSMLEFIFNELMLPNEDFTSYVEENFTNWDDDADMLRLLLQNFLNKPASFNFQELISREKWQFGKSLLETVLEKKEVTMEYIKPRLKNWDPERIAVLDMILMRMGVCEFLYFETIPPKVTINEYIDLAKEYSTPQSGQFVNGILDNIHKDLVRDDKMHKVAFKPS; encoded by the coding sequence ATGATCAGTAGAAGAAACATCCGTGTGAAGGTAATGCAGGCCCTCTATTCCGTGGAAACCCAGGAAACCACCACCAAACCCAATGACCCTTTCAGATTACTCCAGAAGCACTTTGACCACACCCACCATCTTTTTGTTTACCTGATCCATTTTTTAACCGAATTAGCCCGCTACGCAGAAGTTGATTCCCGCAACCGCGCCGGAAAACACCTGCCATCCAAGGCCGATCTGAATGTGAACATCAAACTGGCAGGCAATGAGTTACTGTGGAAAATACTCGAATACCCCTCCTACCAGAAAGCGGTAAAGGAAGCCAGGCCCGAATTGCTGGAAAACCCCGAATTATTAAAGAAAATGTACCTGCAACTGGTGGAGACCGACAGGTACCAACAATATATTGCCGTGGAAGGCAGGGATAAGAAAGAAGAAAAATCCATGCTGGAATTTATCTTCAATGAGCTTATGCTGCCCAATGAAGATTTTACCAGCTACGTGGAAGAAAACTTCACCAACTGGGATGATGATGCGGACATGCTGCGCCTCCTGCTGCAGAATTTCCTGAACAAGCCTGCCAGCTTTAACTTCCAGGAGCTGATCAGCCGGGAAAAATGGCAGTTTGGCAAGAGCCTGCTCGAAACCGTGCTGGAGAAAAAAGAGGTGACGATGGAGTACATCAAGCCCAGGCTCAAGAACTGGGACCCCGAACGGATCGCGGTACTGGACATGATCCTGATGCGCATGGGTGTTTGTGAGTTCCTCTACTTCGAGACCATTCCCCCCAAGGTAACCATCAATGAATACATCGACCTGGCCAAGGAATATAGTACTCCTCAGAGCGGCCAGTTTGTGAATGGTATCCTCGATAATATCCATAAAGACCTGGTACGTGACGACAAAATGCATAAGGTGGCATTTAAGCCTTCCTGA
- a CDS encoding M14 family metallopeptidase has protein sequence MRKKLIALLCGLLPLLAAEAQNDYSNYQQQTNRIQALSKQYPQLASVKSIARTAGNKDAWMITIGAGNTTSKPAIAIVGGVEGNHLLGTELAIGFAEDLLKGSNTDSIKALLSKTTFYVFPNMSPDATEQYFAKLKYERQGNATSTDDDRDGKNDEDGYDDLDGNGKITWIRVESPLGDYKLHPDDPRVLIKTDASKGEKGKYLLLAEGIDNDKDNQFNEDGEGGVWFNKNFTYKHPSFTQGAGEFAVSEKETRALADQLFDLFNVYALISFSSNNNLSTPIAYSAPAASQRIVAGYQEADAKANTLVSDLYNKITGMKEAPKTTAAGGDFLSWGYYHYARYSYSTPGWFVPKVKPDTAKKEKALSVEDPTANYLRWAAQQGITNTFTEWKPVQHPDFAGRTVEAGGLDPFVLINPPFKLVPDIVKKHTDFVLKLAAYQPELDILNVKTEKVGNGLTRITLDVANKGILASHTKLGERSYWIKRIQVKVNTGGNQSVISGRKNQLLNSLEGLSSQQLTWLVKGTGKITIEAGSPTTGIVKTDINL, from the coding sequence ATGAGAAAAAAACTGATTGCACTCCTGTGCGGCCTGCTACCCCTGTTGGCTGCAGAGGCGCAGAATGACTACAGCAATTACCAGCAACAAACCAATCGTATACAGGCTTTATCCAAACAATACCCGCAATTGGCGTCGGTAAAGTCCATTGCCCGCACCGCAGGCAATAAAGACGCCTGGATGATCACCATTGGCGCCGGCAATACCACCTCCAAACCAGCCATCGCCATTGTAGGCGGTGTAGAAGGCAACCACCTGCTGGGTACCGAGCTGGCCATTGGTTTTGCCGAAGACCTGCTCAAAGGCAGCAATACCGATAGCATCAAAGCCCTGCTCAGCAAAACCACTTTTTATGTATTCCCCAATATGAGCCCCGATGCCACGGAGCAGTATTTCGCCAAACTGAAATACGAGCGCCAGGGTAATGCCACCAGTACAGATGATGACCGGGATGGCAAAAATGATGAAGACGGTTACGATGACCTCGATGGCAATGGCAAGATCACCTGGATACGCGTAGAATCTCCCCTGGGCGATTACAAATTGCATCCCGATGATCCACGCGTACTGATCAAAACGGATGCCTCCAAAGGAGAAAAAGGTAAATACCTGCTGCTGGCCGAAGGCATCGACAACGACAAGGACAATCAATTCAATGAAGACGGAGAAGGCGGCGTATGGTTCAACAAGAACTTCACCTACAAACATCCCTCCTTTACCCAGGGCGCCGGAGAATTTGCCGTATCCGAAAAAGAAACAAGGGCATTGGCCGATCAGCTGTTTGACCTGTTCAATGTATATGCCCTGATCAGTTTCAGCAGCAACAACAACCTCTCTACGCCTATTGCTTATAGCGCCCCCGCAGCCAGTCAACGTATCGTTGCCGGCTACCAGGAAGCTGATGCCAAAGCCAATACCCTGGTATCAGACCTATACAATAAGATCACCGGGATGAAAGAAGCGCCCAAAACAACCGCAGCAGGCGGCGACTTCCTTTCCTGGGGCTATTACCATTATGCCCGCTACAGCTACAGCACCCCAGGCTGGTTTGTACCCAAGGTCAAACCTGATACGGCAAAAAAAGAAAAAGCATTGTCTGTAGAAGATCCCACTGCCAACTACCTGCGTTGGGCTGCCCAGCAAGGCATCACCAATACATTTACTGAATGGAAACCGGTACAACATCCGGATTTCGCCGGCAGAACGGTGGAAGCAGGCGGCCTCGATCCCTTTGTATTGATCAACCCACCTTTCAAACTGGTACCGGATATCGTTAAAAAACACACAGATTTTGTACTCAAGCTGGCAGCTTATCAGCCCGAACTGGATATACTCAATGTAAAAACAGAAAAAGTAGGCAATGGCCTCACCCGCATTACACTTGATGTAGCCAATAAAGGCATCCTGGCTTCCCATACCAAACTGGGCGAAAGAAGTTACTGGATCAAGCGCATACAGGTGAAAGTGAATACAGGTGGCAACCAGTCAGTGATCAGCGGCCGCAAGAACCAATTGCTGAATTCACTGGAAGGGCTCAGTTCGCAGCAACTGACCTGGCTCGTAAAAGGCACTGGCAAAATAACCATTGAGGCCGGCAGCCCCACCACTGGCATTGTTAAAACTGATATCAACCTTTAG
- the yajC gene encoding preprotein translocase subunit YajC, whose protein sequence is MTSLVVLLQAPASGGGTMQLVLLGGMILIFWLFMIRPQAKKAKAAKEFQANLQKGEKVVTIAGIHGKINKVNEDGTIDLETSPGSYIKIEKSAISIEWTNNINKAAAAATTTK, encoded by the coding sequence ATGACATCTTTAGTTGTTCTCTTACAAGCACCGGCATCAGGCGGAGGAACTATGCAACTGGTTTTGCTGGGAGGTATGATCCTTATTTTCTGGTTGTTCATGATCCGTCCCCAAGCTAAAAAAGCGAAGGCCGCTAAGGAATTCCAGGCAAACTTGCAGAAGGGTGAAAAAGTGGTAACGATTGCCGGTATTCACGGTAAGATCAATAAAGTGAACGAGGATGGTACCATCGACCTGGAAACCAGCCCCGGCAGCTATATCAAGATCGAAAAAAGCGCTATCTCTATTGAATGGACCAACAACATCAATAAAGCCGCTGCTGCTGCGACCACTACTAAATAA
- the coaE gene encoding dephospho-CoA kinase (Dephospho-CoA kinase (CoaE) performs the final step in coenzyme A biosynthesis.), translating to MALRVGLTGGIGSGKSTVAKVFEVLGIPVYYADEAARHIMNADPLLREQIIQHFGDDAYDNNILNRKYLAGIVFNDPAKLELLNSLVHPATIRDGEKWMQAQTTPYAVKEAALIFESGSQSQLDYVIGVSAPDALRIHRTMQRDHITREDVIARMSKQVKQVIKMRLCDFVVYNDEQQPVIPQVLKLHEQLLALSQQAVSA from the coding sequence ATGGCTTTACGCGTTGGTCTTACAGGCGGTATTGGTTCCGGCAAAAGCACCGTAGCCAAAGTATTTGAAGTGCTGGGTATCCCTGTATACTATGCCGATGAAGCAGCCAGGCACATCATGAATGCCGATCCCTTGCTGCGGGAACAGATCATACAACATTTTGGCGACGACGCCTACGACAATAACATCCTCAACCGGAAATACCTGGCTGGTATTGTATTCAATGATCCCGCCAAACTGGAACTATTGAATTCATTAGTACATCCCGCCACCATCCGCGATGGAGAAAAATGGATGCAGGCTCAAACCACTCCCTATGCCGTAAAAGAAGCTGCCCTGATATTTGAAAGCGGCTCGCAATCACAGCTCGATTACGTGATCGGTGTATCCGCTCCTGATGCACTGCGCATCCACCGCACCATGCAAAGGGACCATATTACCAGGGAAGATGTAATAGCCCGCATGAGTAAGCAGGTAAAACAGGTCATAAAAATGAGACTCTGTGATTTTGTGGTCTATAATGATGAACAACAGCCGGTAATACCCCAGGTATTGAAACTCCATGAGCAACTGCTGGCGCTTAGTCAGCAAGCTGTTAGCGCTTAG